The nucleotide window TGCTCCTCGACAGGCATGCCCGGGTTGCGGGCCATGATGTCCACGTTGCCGCGCAGGCTGGTCAGTGGCGTGCGGAGCTCGTGGGAGGCGTCGGCCATGAAGCGCCGTTGCGCCTCGAGCGCGCTGGCCAGCTCCGCCTGGGCGACCTCGAGGCGGGCGAGCATGCGGTTCAGGGTTCGGGCGAGGTCGCCGACCTCGTCGTGGGCGCCGGCGGCGACCCGCTTGGACGGGTCGCCGCTGTCGGCCACCGCCCGGGCCGCCGCGCTGATCACGGTGACCGGCTGCATGGCGGCCCGGCCGGCCACCCAGGCGAGCAGCGCGGCCAGGGCGAGGGCGACCAGGCCGGAGACGATCAGCAGGCGCTGGACCCGGCCCACGGTGGCCCTGGTGTTGTCGACCAGGCCGAGGGTGACCGCGCCGATGCGGCCGAACCCGATGACGTTGACCGGCGCGGTGAGCGTCCGCAGCGGCACGCCTTCCAGGCGCACGCTGGCGTACCTGGCGCCGGCCTCGCCCCGGGCCACCGGGGCCACGACCCCCGCGGGGGCGATCGCCTCGGGGAGGGTCGAGCCCGGCACGGGGCGGCCGTCGGTGTCCAGGACCTGGAACAGCGTGCCCGGGATGCGCACCTCGAAGGGCAGGCCGGGGTAGTTCTCGAGGAGCTTGCCCGCGGCTGGTCCGGTGGCGTAGCCGACCTGGTCGGCCAGGCGCTGGTCGAGGGCCTGGCGCATGCTGTGGGACAGGATCGTGGTGACGCTCGGGACCAGCACGGCCAGCACGGCCAGCACGACCCCGACCGCGGCCAGGGTGATCCGCATGCGCAGGGTCAAGCGCGCCCCTAGTCCTCCCGCAGCGCGTACCCGGCGCCACGAACGGTGTGGACCAGCCGGCTCTCGCCGGCCGCCTCCAGCTTACGCCGCAGGTAGAGGACGTAGACGTCGACGACGTTGGTGTCGGTGTCGAAGTCGTAGCCCCACACCCGGGCCAGCAGCTCGTCACGGGCGAGCACCTGGCGCGGTCGCCGCATGAAGGTCTCGAGCAGCTCGAACTCGCGCGGGGTGAGGTCGATCCGGCGGCCGGCGCGCGAGACCTCGTAGGAGTACCGGTCCAGGGTGAGGTCGGCGAAGCGGAGGAGTTGGCTCTCGCTCTCGGTGTGGCGGCGGCGCAGCAGGGCGCGGACGCGGGCCAGCAGCTCCTCGAAGGCGAACGGCTTGATCAGGTAGTCGTCGGCGCCGGCTTCCAGCCCGGTGACCCGGTCGCCGACCGTGTCGTAGGCGGTCAGGATGAGGATCGGGGTGTCGTCGCCAGCGTTGCGCAGGCGCCGGCAGACCTCGAGCCCGTCGAGCACCGGCATGCGGACGTCGAGCACGATGCAGTCGACCGGCCGGGCCCGGAGCATGTCCAGGGCGCGCTCGCCGTCGCCTGCCACGGTCACCCGGAATCCCTCGTAACCGAGCCCGCGTTGCAGCATCGAACGGATATGGTCGTCATCGTCGACGATCAGCAACGAGCTCGACATGGCGGCCCCGAGGTGTCGGTCAGCTGGGCCGACCGGGGCGGCGGCAAGAGCGACGGTCACTCCGCCGCCACCACGGTCTACGCTCGCTCGAGAGCTGGCTCGCGGCCCGGCGGGGTCAGGGTGGGAGATCGACCCCGTGCGGATGGCCGCCAGATCGGGTGAACGCGCTAGCGGATACGTTCTAACCCCCGGAGGTAGGACGAGCCTGTGCGTGCGATTAGAAACCTATAAGAACCTTGAGAGCCGTCCGTACGCAGGTATGTTCATTCGTACCGGAGCGCGGCGATCGGCTGCATCCGGGCGGCTTTGCGGGCCGGGTACACACCGAAGAAGATCCCGACCGCGACGCTGACGCCGAAGGCGAGGGCAACCGACCACCAGGTGATGTCCGCCGGCACCGGCGAGAGCCTGGCCACCAGCACCGCCCCGGCGATGCCGAGCAGGATCCCGACGATGCCCCCGCTGACGGTGAGCGCCACCGCCTCGAGCAGGAACTGCCTGAGCACGTCGCGGGTGCGGGCGCCCACCGCCTTGCGCAGGCCGATCTCACGCGTCCGCTCGGACACGCTCACCAGCATGATGTTCATCACCCCCACCCCGCCGACCACCAGGGAGATGCCGGCGATCGAGGCGAGCACCAGGGTGAGCACCGACAGGATGCGCCCGACCACGCCGAGGATCTCCTCCTGGGTGAGGACCTGGAAGTCCTGCTCGGGGTGGGCGGCGCGCACCACCTGCCTGATGGTGCGCTGCTCCTCCTCGATTTCCCCGGTGCTCGCCGCCTTCACGGCGATGCCGTCGATCCGGTCGACGCCGAACAGGCGCTGGGCGGCGGTGACCGGGATGAACACCTCCTGGTTGCGGTCGACCCCGAGCGTGCTGCCGACGCGGCTGAGCACGCCGACGACGCGGAAGCGGACGCCGCCGATGGCGACCGTCTTGCCCAGCGGGTCGCGGTCGGGGAAGAGCGCGTCGGCCGGGTCGGCCCCGAGCACGGCCACACGGCGCCGCACCTCCACGTCCGACGCTGACAGGAACGTCCCCCGCGAGACCGTGCGGTCGAACACCAGCGGGATGTTCTCGTTGGTGCCGTTGACGTTGACGCTGTACCGGCGCACACCCACCCGGGCGATCTCGCCCGAGGCGACCGTGACCGCCACCCGCCGCGGGTCGCCGATGGCGTCGCCGATCCGGCGGGCGTCGTCGAGCTGGAGGCGGGAGACCGACGGCGTCGACCCGAACGACAGGTTGCCCGGGGCCACGAACAGGATGTTGGAGCCGAGGGACTCGATCCCGGAGGTGACCTCTGTGCGGGCGCCGCTGCCGATCGCGACCAGCAGCACGACGCTCATGACGCCGATCACCACGCCGAGCATGGTCAGGCTCGAGCGCAGCTTGTTGGCGCGCAGCGCCTCCCACGCGGTCCGCATCGCCTCGCCCAGCCTCACCCCGACGCCTCCCGCTGGTCCCGCGCACCCGGGCCCGCCTCCCGTGGCTGCGAACGGCCGAGGGTGCCCAGGGGGCCGTAGCGGCCGGTGGCGGCCGAGCGGGCCACCTCGTCCTCCGGCGCGAGGCGGCCGTCGCGCACGACCACGATGCGGCCGAAGCGCTCGGCGACCCCCGGGTCGTGGGTCACGACCACGACCGCCACCCCGCGCTCGGCGTGCAGGCGGGCGAGCAGGCCGAGAACCTCCTCGCCCGAGCGCGAGTCGAGGTTGCCGGTGGGCTCGTCGGCCAGCAGCATCGCCGGCTCGGTCACCAGCGCCCGCGCGATCGCGACCCGCTGCTGCTCGCCGCCTGACAGCTGCGACGGCCGGTGGCCGAGGCGGTGGCCGAGCCCGACCGACTCGAGC belongs to Actinomycetes bacterium and includes:
- a CDS encoding HAMP domain-containing sensor histidine kinase — protein: MTLRMRITLAAVGVVLAVLAVLVPSVTTILSHSMRQALDQRLADQVGYATGPAAGKLLENYPGLPFEVRIPGTLFQVLDTDGRPVPGSTLPEAIAPAGVVAPVARGEAGARYASVRLEGVPLRTLTAPVNVIGFGRIGAVTLGLVDNTRATVGRVQRLLIVSGLVALALAALLAWVAGRAAMQPVTVISAAARAVADSGDPSKRVAAGAHDEVGDLARTLNRMLARLEVAQAELASALEAQRRFMADASHELRTPLTSLRGNVDIMARNPGMPVEEQTAAVGELRADAERMSRLVDGLLHLARGDTQVVDQERGLVDLGAALTQEVVRTRRVAPGREIRAAVPGAPVTVAVRDGLIDRALGNLLDNAVVHGGPHVLASLHVRRGEAVVQVRDDGSGIAPEDLPHVFERFYRSATARSCSGTGLGLAIAASAARGLGGDLTVASKPGETTFELRLPLAVRPLTSDRPAGRPCGRPPA
- a CDS encoding response regulator transcription factor codes for the protein MSSSLLIVDDDDHIRSMLQRGLGYEGFRVTVAGDGERALDMLRARPVDCIVLDVRMPVLDGLEVCRRLRNAGDDTPILILTAYDTVGDRVTGLEAGADDYLIKPFAFEELLARVRALLRRRHTESESQLLRFADLTLDRYSYEVSRAGRRIDLTPREFELLETFMRRPRQVLARDELLARVWGYDFDTDTNVVDVYVLYLRRKLEAAGESRLVHTVRGAGYALRED
- a CDS encoding ABC transporter permease; this encodes MRLGEAMRTAWEALRANKLRSSLTMLGVVIGVMSVVLLVAIGSGARTEVTSGIESLGSNILFVAPGNLSFGSTPSVSRLQLDDARRIGDAIGDPRRVAVTVASGEIARVGVRRYSVNVNGTNENIPLVFDRTVSRGTFLSASDVEVRRRVAVLGADPADALFPDRDPLGKTVAIGGVRFRVVGVLSRVGSTLGVDRNQEVFIPVTAAQRLFGVDRIDGIAVKAASTGEIEEEQRTIRQVVRAAHPEQDFQVLTQEEILGVVGRILSVLTLVLASIAGISLVVGGVGVMNIMLVSVSERTREIGLRKAVGARTRDVLRQFLLEAVALTVSGGIVGILLGIAGAVLVARLSPVPADITWWSVALAFGVSVAVGIFFGVYPARKAARMQPIAALRYE
- a CDS encoding ABC transporter ATP-binding protein; its protein translation is MDAPPVVTASGVTKVYRLDGVEVRALDGVDLVVEPGDSLAIMGPSGSGKSTLLGLVGGLDRPTSGSLAFQGRDVTAMSDDELARVRNQVVGFVFQSFQLLPRTPAVGNVGLPLVYRGVGRAERRRLAVQALESVGLGHRLGHRPSQLSGGEQQRVAIARALVTEPAMLLADEPTGNLDSRSGEEVLGLLARLHAERGVAVVVVTHDPGVAERFGRIVVVRDGRLAPEDEVARSAATGRYGPLGTLGRSQPREAGPGARDQREASG